One genomic window of Halococcus sediminicola includes the following:
- a CDS encoding DMT family transporter — protein MDTVVVGLALLTATSWGISDPLSKAGMERGGTPLLASIVVVTVSVLGYWVSLFLRGFDLFALPFWVVGAFFGIGLVSTGLARLLNYVGVERAGASVNSATVNTRPLWATILAIAFLGESITAQGVLGIVCVVSGLGLVAFSGGGDITGWNKRDLLFPLGAALTFAFGNVARRFLFTTTGATPLDAVALNELAGLVGLASFILYSKRGQLRSFFRIPREAYAYFVGCGVFSALALFGLFAALERGQVTVVDPLSSPTSLFAILVTALFFRTVESITPRLVVGALLVISGVVLITGPQVLTL, from the coding sequence ATGGATACTGTCGTCGTGGGGCTTGCTCTGCTCACTGCCACGAGTTGGGGCATCTCGGACCCGCTCTCGAAAGCGGGCATGGAGCGCGGCGGCACCCCACTCCTGGCGTCGATCGTCGTCGTCACCGTGAGCGTGCTCGGCTATTGGGTGTCGTTGTTTCTCAGGGGGTTCGATCTGTTCGCGCTGCCGTTCTGGGTCGTGGGTGCGTTTTTCGGGATCGGACTCGTCTCGACCGGTCTCGCCCGTCTGCTGAACTACGTCGGCGTCGAGCGCGCGGGAGCCAGCGTCAACAGCGCGACGGTCAACACGCGCCCGCTATGGGCGACGATCCTCGCGATCGCGTTTCTCGGTGAATCGATCACGGCCCAGGGAGTGCTGGGAATCGTCTGTGTCGTGAGCGGACTGGGACTCGTCGCGTTCTCGGGTGGGGGCGACATCACCGGCTGGAACAAACGCGATCTGCTCTTTCCGCTCGGGGCGGCGCTCACGTTCGCATTTGGGAACGTCGCCCGACGATTCCTGTTCACCACCACGGGCGCGACACCGCTCGATGCGGTCGCGCTCAACGAACTCGCCGGTCTCGTCGGGTTGGCTTCGTTCATCCTCTACTCGAAACGCGGGCAGTTGCGCTCGTTTTTCCGGATTCCGCGGGAAGCGTACGCGTATTTCGTCGGCTGCGGGGTCTTCAGCGCGCTCGCGCTGTTCGGACTGTTCGCCGCCCTGGAACGGGGGCAGGTGACCGTCGTCGACCCGCTTTCGAGTCCGACCTCCCTGTTTGCGATCCTCGTGACGGCCCTGTTCTTCCGCACGGTCGAATCGATCACTCCTCGACTGGTCGTGGGCGCTCTCTTGGTGATCTCGGGTGTGGTTCTCATCACCGGCCCACAGGTCCTGACGCTGTGA
- a CDS encoding endonuclease III domain-containing protein, translated as MSDDEPAENISGGSAGGGLAAEFDEHEAETRAEAVVDRLGERYWQKAYGGQDAFECLVRTILSQNTSDKASQPAHDALMDRYGDGTDLAVALADAEQSALAETIESAGLYNQKSKTMIAIAERVVDEYGSVDASGEDASDSETESRPAEEFDAFVTEEDPATVRETLLDFSGVGPKTADCVLLFSGGRAGVFPVDTHVHRIYRRLGIAAPDADHEGVREVLEAQVPAEKCGFGHTASIQFGREYCTARKPACLDDPEACPMADLCEQVGVYPATGEVTDPAEAD; from the coding sequence ATGAGCGATGACGAACCGGCCGAGAACATCAGCGGCGGTTCAGCGGGCGGCGGTCTCGCAGCCGAATTCGACGAGCACGAGGCCGAAACCCGCGCCGAGGCCGTCGTGGACCGTCTCGGGGAACGCTACTGGCAGAAGGCGTATGGGGGTCAGGACGCCTTCGAGTGTCTCGTGCGGACGATCTTGAGCCAGAACACCTCCGACAAAGCGAGCCAACCGGCTCACGACGCGCTGATGGACCGCTACGGCGACGGCACGGACCTCGCGGTCGCGCTCGCCGACGCCGAACAGTCCGCACTCGCCGAAACCATCGAATCGGCGGGTCTCTATAACCAGAAATCGAAGACGATGATCGCCATCGCCGAGCGCGTCGTCGACGAGTACGGGAGCGTCGACGCGTCCGGTGAGGACGCGTCGGACAGCGAGACGGAGTCTCGCCCGGCCGAGGAGTTCGACGCGTTCGTCACCGAAGAGGACCCCGCGACGGTGCGCGAGACGCTGCTCGATTTCTCGGGGGTGGGTCCCAAGACGGCCGACTGCGTACTGCTCTTTTCCGGCGGGCGCGCGGGCGTCTTTCCGGTCGATACCCACGTCCACCGCATCTACCGCCGGCTCGGTATCGCCGCACCTGATGCGGACCACGAGGGGGTTCGAGAGGTGCTCGAAGCGCAGGTTCCGGCCGAGAAGTGTGGCTTCGGCCACACGGCGAGCATCCAGTTCGGGCGCGAATACTGCACCGCGCGCAAGCCGGCGTGTCTCGACGATCCCGAGGCATGTCCGATGGCCGATTTATGTGAGCAGGTGGGTGTCTATCCCGCGACTGGAGAGGTGACCGATCCGGCCGAAGCGGACTGA
- a CDS encoding DUF371 domain-containing protein, with translation MEEVVRARGHENVSARHASTLELTSDDYLTPAGDCILAVEADRTPADFDPGFVAACRDADATITLTLDAGDQTELVTGRGHPDLAFENARSLVCRTSEYVDDRTVMVGTDKAAADLDRAFVDALAEEAELTGILRVE, from the coding sequence ATGGAAGAGGTCGTCCGTGCGCGCGGTCACGAGAACGTCAGCGCGCGCCACGCGAGCACGCTCGAACTCACGAGCGACGACTACCTGACGCCCGCGGGCGACTGCATTCTGGCCGTCGAGGCCGATCGTACGCCCGCCGACTTCGATCCGGGATTCGTCGCTGCCTGTCGCGACGCCGACGCGACCATTACCCTGACACTCGACGCCGGCGACCAGACCGAACTCGTCACCGGTCGCGGCCACCCGGACCTCGCCTTCGAGAACGCGCGCAGTCTCGTCTGCCGGACGAGCGAGTACGTCGACGATCGGACCGTGATGGTCGGGACCGACAAGGCCGCCGCCGATCTCGACAGGGCGTTCGTCGATGCGCTCGCAGAGGAGGCTGAACTCACGGGAATCCTTCGGGTCGAATAG
- a CDS encoding glycoside hydrolase family 2, producing the protein MELCEWTAAAVTPGDGPPEADGWQSIEDPVSPEGFAGERAVAYRTRFADPRDGGDGRVLLTLRGLYAHARIWLNGAFVGSHDTYFTPFRTVFDPQDENELLVECRAPEDRFGGVFETGLIPESRSVPGIRWSARVEGVPETVITDLTIGTDESGDEAGVNAIVTIDAGTDIDGRVRLSLGPAGSAGASALSQVGVSAAAGERVTVQGRLSVRDPERWWPRGFGPQNRYVVRAALGEHERTATTGFRTVEYNAEGLSVNGTRVPVRGLVVLPDERETDPDPIERAVEANATLVRPYGHVPPKSCYEAAGAAGVLLMQDVPMSPGALDAERARLVARTLAGAVGRRPSLAAFGVHDDSHGFDVTTDEDEWRVLRSTGNGGGATATAAAAALPGDVPTISTPGLDGDTVEVGTAWVLDGCSANGARTRYVVPGTDDAATARAERAIEALRLSNESIVTAFGPPGAVGDAVETAFAPVGIFLDDPTAAEPRVVVVNDTPEPVAGDLDWTTSTESATLSVAVDPLSRTVVDGIDWPGDAERIELILSTDERRATNEYER; encoded by the coding sequence ATGGAGCTGTGCGAGTGGACGGCCGCGGCGGTCACCCCCGGCGACGGCCCGCCCGAAGCCGACGGCTGGCAGTCCATCGAAGATCCCGTCAGCCCAGAGGGATTTGCGGGCGAACGCGCCGTCGCCTACCGCACGCGATTCGCTGACCCGCGCGACGGCGGCGACGGGCGCGTGCTGCTCACCCTCCGCGGACTCTACGCCCACGCACGTATCTGGCTGAACGGCGCGTTCGTCGGGAGTCACGACACCTATTTCACGCCCTTTCGAACGGTGTTCGACCCCCAAGACGAAAACGAACTCCTCGTCGAGTGTCGCGCGCCCGAGGACCGTTTCGGCGGTGTCTTCGAAACCGGGTTGATCCCCGAATCCCGGAGCGTACCCGGCATCCGATGGAGCGCTCGCGTCGAGGGCGTCCCCGAGACCGTCATCACCGACCTCACGATCGGCACCGACGAAAGTGGCGACGAGGCGGGCGTCAACGCCATCGTGACCATCGATGCCGGCACCGATATCGACGGTCGCGTACGGCTCTCGCTCGGTCCGGCGGGGTCGGCGGGTGCGAGCGCGCTGAGTCAGGTGGGCGTGAGTGCGGCGGCGGGCGAGCGCGTCACGGTACAGGGCCGACTCTCCGTGCGCGACCCCGAGCGGTGGTGGCCGCGCGGGTTCGGTCCCCAGAACCGGTACGTCGTCCGGGCGGCCCTCGGCGAGCACGAACGAACGGCGACGACCGGCTTTCGCACGGTCGAGTACAATGCCGAGGGGCTGTCGGTCAACGGGACTCGCGTCCCGGTTCGTGGTCTCGTCGTGCTGCCCGATGAGCGCGAAACCGACCCCGACCCCATCGAGCGGGCGGTCGAGGCGAACGCCACTCTCGTTCGCCCGTACGGCCACGTGCCCCCGAAATCGTGCTACGAAGCCGCCGGCGCGGCGGGCGTGCTCCTCATGCAGGACGTCCCGATGAGTCCGGGCGCGCTCGACGCCGAACGCGCCCGACTGGTCGCGCGCACGCTCGCCGGCGCGGTCGGTCGTCGACCGAGCCTCGCCGCCTTCGGGGTTCACGACGACTCGCATGGGTTCGACGTCACGACCGACGAAGACGAGTGGCGCGTGCTCCGCTCGACGGGTAATGGGGGTGGGGCCACGGCGACGGCGGCCGCGGCGGCGCTTCCGGGGGACGTCCCCACGATTTCGACGCCGGGTCTCGATGGCGACACGGTGGAGGTCGGGACGGCGTGGGTGCTCGACGGCTGCTCGGCGAACGGCGCGCGGACGCGCTACGTGGTTCCGGGGACCGATGACGCGGCGACCGCTCGCGCCGAACGGGCGATCGAGGCACTGCGGCTGTCGAACGAATCGATCGTTACGGCCTTCGGCCCGCCGGGAGCGGTCGGCGACGCCGTCGAGACGGCGTTCGCGCCAGTAGGAATATTTCTCGACGACCCCACGGCCGCGGAGCCACGGGTCGTCGTCGTCAACGACACGCCCGAACCGGTCGCCGGCGACCTCGATTGGACGACCAGTACGGAGAGCGCAACGCTGTCGGTCGCCGTCGACCCGCTCTCACGGACGGTGGTCGACGGGATCGACTGGCCGGGTGATGCCGAACGGATCGAACTGATACTTTCGACCGACGAGCGACGGGCGACGAACGAGTACGAGCGCTGA
- a CDS encoding coiled-coil protein — translation MSTIDQSANVELTDDDLESDSKGQLIKLAGKLRDRRNELNQQASERASKRDDLNAKTREQVDLAQEHREKRDELNEKVQEHKQQRNELNAEANELFDEVDELKGDLELDEGKDLDELEEEIEKLEFRQQTEVLSTEDERELIEKIENKREQYRERKEALDDTDGLEEVKAEAEEIRAEASEHHEKVTELADEAQEHHNNMIEAYREADDVRDEADEWHEKFVDAQEAADRHHEDFVEVQKRLREMDKEEEQERKSARDQRREEAEAEAEEIYEQFKQGETLDTEDLMKLQKAGKL, via the coding sequence ATGAGCACAATCGACCAATCAGCGAACGTCGAACTCACCGACGACGACCTCGAAAGCGACTCGAAAGGACAGTTGATCAAACTCGCCGGCAAACTCCGTGACCGGCGCAACGAACTGAACCAACAGGCCTCGGAGCGCGCATCGAAACGCGACGACCTCAACGCGAAGACTCGAGAGCAAGTCGATCTCGCCCAGGAACACCGCGAGAAACGCGACGAACTCAACGAGAAGGTACAGGAACACAAACAGCAGCGCAACGAACTCAACGCCGAGGCCAACGAGCTGTTCGACGAGGTCGACGAACTGAAAGGCGACCTCGAACTCGACGAGGGCAAGGACCTCGACGAACTCGAAGAGGAAATCGAGAAACTCGAGTTCCGCCAGCAGACCGAGGTGCTCTCGACGGAGGACGAGCGCGAACTCATCGAGAAGATCGAGAACAAGCGCGAACAGTACCGCGAGCGAAAGGAGGCGCTCGACGACACCGACGGGCTCGAAGAAGTCAAGGCCGAAGCCGAGGAGATCCGCGCCGAAGCCTCCGAGCACCACGAGAAGGTGACCGAACTCGCCGACGAGGCCCAAGAGCACCACAACAACATGATCGAGGCCTACCGCGAGGCCGACGACGTCCGCGACGAGGCCGACGAGTGGCACGAGAAGTTCGTCGACGCCCAGGAGGCCGCCGACCGCCACCACGAGGACTTCGTCGAGGTGCAAAAGCGCCTGCGCGAGATGGACAAAGAGGAAGAGCAGGAGCGCAAATCCGCACGTGACCAGCGCCGCGAGGAAGCAGAAGCCGAAGCCGAGGAGATCTACGAGCAGTTCAAACAGGGCGAGACCCTCGATACCGAGGACCTGATGAAGTTGCAGAAAGCGGGCAAGCTCTAA
- the sppA gene encoding signal peptide peptidase SppA: protein MPIESRTAFMSAAVGASAGAGVWGTIKRLRARAENGYNTVEVAVEGPITREGSRLPGNRRRSIPADKIVDQIERADEDPNAEALVVKLNTPGGEVLPSEDIRLAAERFDGPTIAYATDTCASGGYWIASGCDELWAREASIVGSIGVRGSSVNAKGLADKLGLDYQPLNAGEYKDAGYPLKEPDEDDQEYLQGIVDDYYETFVERVAEGRGLDEETVRETEARVYLGTDAAENGLVDELGTREDVEERIAERLGHDVEIEEFTPKQNLMERIRGQSQGVAYAFGAGVADSLGVDEEFGLELR, encoded by the coding sequence ATGCCCATCGAATCACGAACCGCATTCATGAGCGCGGCCGTCGGCGCGAGCGCCGGGGCCGGCGTCTGGGGGACGATCAAACGGCTGCGCGCACGAGCCGAGAACGGGTACAATACCGTCGAGGTCGCCGTCGAGGGCCCCATCACGCGCGAGGGAAGCCGCCTGCCGGGCAACCGGCGGCGCTCGATTCCGGCCGACAAGATCGTCGACCAGATCGAGCGCGCCGACGAGGACCCGAACGCCGAAGCCTTAGTGGTGAAACTCAACACGCCCGGCGGGGAGGTTCTCCCCAGTGAAGACATCCGGCTGGCCGCCGAGCGCTTCGACGGCCCCACGATCGCCTACGCGACCGACACCTGTGCGAGCGGCGGGTACTGGATCGCCAGCGGCTGTGACGAACTCTGGGCACGCGAGGCGAGCATCGTCGGCTCGATCGGAGTTCGTGGCTCGTCGGTCAACGCGAAGGGACTCGCGGACAAACTGGGACTCGACTACCAGCCGCTCAACGCCGGCGAGTACAAGGACGCGGGCTACCCGCTGAAAGAACCCGACGAAGATGATCAAGAATACCTCCAGGGAATCGTCGACGACTACTACGAGACGTTCGTCGAGCGGGTCGCCGAGGGACGCGGTCTCGACGAGGAGACGGTTCGAGAGACCGAGGCGCGGGTTTACTTGGGGACCGACGCCGCCGAGAACGGACTGGTCGACGAACTCGGCACCCGCGAGGACGTCGAAGAGCGCATCGCCGAACGGCTCGGCCACGACGTCGAGATCGAGGAGTTCACGCCGAAGCAGAACCTGATGGAGCGAATCAGGGGCCAGTCACAGGGTGTGGCCTACGCCTTCGGGGCCGGTGTCGCGGACTCGCTCGGCGTGGACGAGGAGTTCGGTCTCGAACTGCGATAG
- a CDS encoding nucleoside deaminase, protein MSQSVDPEFVDRTLAIARENVEDGGRPFSCLVVRDGEILAESPNLVAQTNNLVAHAETVAIEQACKRVGSEDLSGCDVYVMAHPCPMCLGALYYCSPDNVFFLTQRERYEEYYTDSRKYFEFGEFYDEYQKDWDERNLPLIHADEADDEALSVYEHWQELNG, encoded by the coding sequence GTGTCCCAAAGCGTAGATCCCGAGTTCGTCGACCGCACGCTGGCAATCGCCCGCGAGAACGTCGAAGACGGCGGCCGACCCTTCTCCTGTCTCGTCGTCCGCGATGGAGAAATCCTCGCCGAGAGCCCGAACCTCGTCGCCCAGACCAACAATCTCGTCGCCCACGCCGAGACGGTGGCCATCGAACAGGCCTGCAAGCGCGTCGGCAGCGAGGACCTCTCGGGCTGTGACGTCTACGTGATGGCCCATCCCTGCCCGATGTGTCTCGGCGCGCTCTACTACTGTAGCCCGGACAACGTCTTCTTCCTCACCCAGCGCGAGCGGTACGAAGAATACTACACGGATAGCCGAAAATACTTCGAGTTCGGCGAGTTCTACGACGAATATCAAAAAGACTGGGACGAGCGCAACCTCCCATTGATTCACGCCGACGAGGCCGACGACGAGGCTCTCTCGGTCTACGAGCACTGGCAGGAACTCAACGGATAA
- a CDS encoding DUF373 family protein, whose amino-acid sequence MSTLVVCIDRGEIVADAAGELPVVGERTVRSLVTDVGIADPESSRVNCLLEGLRLARELRDAGEEPVVAVVSGVDESVDADRDLARQLEGLLADRAIESAVVVTDSTTEERVVHVVESRVRVDGVSRVVVRQARDLESTYYLLKQFLADEDLRQTVLVPIGVALLAIPMFVLFARSLRSALAAVAGVTGLFVLYKGLGVGDALGALTGGVRDGLYTGRLSVVTGVIAAGLALVGLVAGAISATPLAGEASALVTVMSFLFDSVPWLATAALTASAGRVADEWLHSGRVGNAALNLPFVVVAVGLVIRGFGAYFLERAGVIGPLRMPATGLGVVSVRGFVVGGDARLVAFVVAGVLVSLLGVGVAARMGERAPDEHTESLD is encoded by the coding sequence GTGAGTACGCTCGTCGTCTGTATCGACCGCGGCGAGATCGTCGCCGACGCCGCGGGGGAGCTACCGGTGGTCGGCGAGCGGACGGTGCGCTCGCTGGTCACCGACGTCGGTATCGCGGACCCCGAGAGCAGCCGCGTCAACTGTCTACTCGAAGGGCTGCGCCTCGCTCGCGAACTGCGAGACGCGGGCGAGGAACCGGTGGTGGCGGTCGTCTCCGGAGTGGACGAGTCGGTCGATGCCGACCGCGACCTCGCCCGCCAATTAGAGGGGCTGCTCGCCGACCGCGCCATCGAGTCGGCGGTCGTCGTCACCGACAGCACGACCGAAGAACGCGTCGTTCACGTCGTCGAGAGCCGGGTGCGCGTCGACGGCGTCTCGCGGGTCGTCGTCCGGCAGGCCCGCGACCTCGAATCGACGTACTACCTGCTGAAGCAGTTCCTCGCCGACGAGGACCTCCGGCAGACGGTGTTGGTACCGATCGGCGTCGCGCTGCTCGCGATCCCGATGTTCGTGCTGTTCGCCCGGAGCCTGCGGAGTGCACTCGCCGCCGTCGCCGGCGTCACCGGGCTGTTCGTGCTCTACAAGGGGTTGGGCGTCGGCGACGCGCTCGGGGCGCTGACGGGCGGCGTGCGCGACGGACTCTACACCGGACGACTCTCGGTCGTCACGGGCGTCATCGCCGCGGGGCTAGCGCTCGTGGGTCTCGTGGCGGGTGCGATCAGCGCCACGCCGCTGGCCGGCGAGGCGAGCGCGCTCGTCACCGTAATGTCCTTCCTGTTCGACAGCGTGCCGTGGCTGGCGACGGCGGCGTTGACCGCGAGCGCCGGCCGGGTCGCCGACGAGTGGCTCCACAGCGGCCGGGTCGGCAACGCCGCGCTCAACCTTCCGTTCGTGGTGGTCGCGGTCGGTCTCGTGATTCGTGGATTCGGGGCCTACTTCCTCGAACGCGCCGGCGTCATCGGTCCATTGAGAATGCCGGCGACGGGTCTCGGCGTCGTCTCGGTGCGTGGATTCGTCGTCGGCGGCGATGCCCGGCTCGTGGCGTTCGTGGTCGCCGGGGTGCTCGTGAGTCTGCTCGGCGTCGGCGTCGCGGCGCGGATGGGCGAGCGCGCGCCCGACGAGCACACCGAGAGCCTCGATTAA
- a CDS encoding type I 3-dehydroquinate dehydratase yields the protein MNFDSCVLAAATADLRDEPAARTHADAVEFRMDFTDDPLDALAAYDGDLPLIATNRTVDEGGDAPETPDRLAALERAAECSTVEAIDIELATVEDENWLAEHAREHDTACIVSTHDFEGTPSRTAMEKTLEHASEHGTVAKLAVTAHTPADVLDLLAATHTLHRGGERVATMAMGAVGGHSRAIAPLYGSRIAYAPLDPERATAPGQYDLATLADLLDTLD from the coding sequence ATGAACTTCGATTCGTGCGTGCTCGCGGCGGCCACCGCCGACCTGCGTGACGAACCCGCCGCCCGCACCCACGCCGACGCCGTCGAGTTCCGCATGGACTTCACCGACGACCCGCTTGACGCGCTCGCGGCCTACGATGGAGACCTGCCCCTGATCGCGACCAACCGAACGGTCGACGAGGGCGGCGACGCGCCCGAAACCCCCGACCGGCTCGCCGCGCTCGAACGCGCTGCCGAATGTTCGACCGTGGAGGCGATCGACATCGAACTGGCGACCGTCGAGGACGAGAACTGGCTTGCCGAGCACGCCCGCGAGCACGACACGGCCTGCATCGTCTCGACACACGATTTCGAGGGGACACCCTCGCGCACCGCGATGGAGAAGACTCTGGAGCACGCGAGCGAGCACGGCACGGTCGCAAAACTCGCCGTCACGGCTCACACGCCCGCGGACGTCCTCGACCTGCTCGCGGCCACGCACACCCTCCACAGGGGCGGAGAACGGGTGGCGACGATGGCAATGGGCGCGGTTGGCGGCCACTCGCGGGCTATCGCGCCCCTCTACGGCTCACGGATCGCCTACGCGCCGCTCGACCCCGAGCGCGCGACCGCTCCCGGCCAGTACGACCTCGCCACGCTCGCCGACCTGCTCGACACGCTGGATTAA
- a CDS encoding DUF5789 family protein, producing MADDEADEEDEGPVVELGEGAAVEGVPLARVTSRLTWGMERSELERRVGDVEIRTPDGPTSLSDVLAEVDEPYFERRQEFEASVREVVGTGPVPTEE from the coding sequence ATGGCCGATGACGAAGCCGACGAGGAAGACGAGGGACCAGTCGTCGAGCTGGGCGAGGGAGCGGCTGTTGAGGGCGTGCCGCTCGCGCGCGTCACCTCGCGGCTGACGTGGGGCATGGAGCGGTCAGAACTCGAACGGCGTGTGGGCGACGTCGAGATCCGGACGCCCGACGGGCCGACCAGCCTGAGTGACGTGCTCGCCGAGGTCGACGAACCGTACTTCGAGCGCCGCCAGGAGTTCGAGGCGAGCGTGCGCGAGGTGGTCGGGACGGGTCCCGTACCGACCGAGGAGTAG
- a CDS encoding CPBP family glutamic-type intramembrane protease, which yields MALERGGAGSGLRARVVRDGALYLVGPAVLASRYGRRLGWRVDRRALRNTLLLALFVLPFYLVGSSLPTVRAYYPMWGTGLALSSFLPHAVGQFVVVLAAETYFRGLLCVGVREIGFKSVFISPVVYALQHAGKPPIELLLSGPTDVLFGAVDYQSRSILPSVVAHGLGLTLLDWLVLHPPLLAPERVVRWLRWLPIPL from the coding sequence ATGGCGCTCGAACGCGGCGGGGCGGGCAGCGGTCTCCGGGCGCGCGTCGTCCGCGACGGGGCGCTCTATCTCGTCGGACCGGCGGTGCTCGCATCGCGGTACGGCCGGCGGCTCGGGTGGCGCGTCGACCGGCGCGCGCTGCGGAACACCCTCTTGCTCGCGCTCTTCGTCCTTCCCTTCTATCTCGTCGGTTCGTCGCTGCCCACCGTCAGGGCATACTACCCGATGTGGGGAACCGGACTCGCCCTATCGTCGTTTCTCCCCCACGCCGTCGGGCAGTTCGTGGTCGTGCTCGCCGCCGAGACGTACTTTCGAGGGTTGCTCTGTGTCGGCGTGCGCGAGATCGGCTTCAAGAGCGTGTTCATCAGTCCCGTCGTCTATGCGCTCCAGCACGCGGGGAAACCGCCGATCGAACTGCTGCTTTCGGGACCGACCGACGTGCTCTTCGGCGCGGTTGACTATCAGAGTCGGTCGATTCTGCCCTCAGTCGTCGCCCATGGATTGGGGCTGACGCTGCTCGATTGGCTCGTGCTCCACCCGCCGCTACTCGCACCCGAACGAGTGGTACGATGGCTGCGGTGGCTGCCGATTCCGCTCTGA
- a CDS encoding CPBP family intramembrane glutamic endopeptidase, whose amino-acid sequence MSDTDTGRLRALGVALAVGVLGLVVAALLGAAVILPLVFVGIELGALALLVVGLITGQGIAFGGVALLYLRLRGLGFAYIGARLPSLRDAIAAVSGYLLAFVGLFVGTALVTLTQVETAQNQVGQLAIDNPEVLLFLIPASFLLIGPGEELLFRGIVQGRLREAFGPVSGVVLASAIFAAIHFTALTGGVGGRLATIGVLFFPSLVFGAAYEFTDNLVVPAFIHGAYNATLFTLLYLFLQAGGMPAGAA is encoded by the coding sequence ATGAGTGATACGGACACGGGTCGCCTGCGCGCGCTCGGCGTCGCGCTCGCCGTCGGCGTTCTCGGTCTCGTCGTCGCCGCCCTCCTCGGTGCCGCGGTCATCCTCCCGCTGGTTTTCGTCGGCATCGAACTCGGCGCACTGGCGCTCCTGGTCGTTGGACTGATTACCGGACAGGGCATCGCCTTCGGCGGCGTCGCGCTCCTGTACTTACGACTCAGGGGACTCGGATTCGCGTACATCGGTGCCCGACTCCCGTCGTTGCGGGACGCCATCGCGGCCGTGAGCGGCTATCTACTCGCGTTCGTCGGCCTGTTCGTCGGGACGGCGCTCGTCACACTCACGCAGGTCGAGACCGCCCAAAATCAGGTCGGCCAGCTCGCCATCGACAACCCCGAAGTCCTCCTGTTTTTGATTCCCGCTTCCTTCCTCCTCATCGGGCCCGGCGAGGAGCTGCTCTTCCGCGGTATCGTGCAGGGCCGACTCAGGGAGGCGTTCGGACCGGTTTCGGGGGTGGTGCTCGCAAGCGCTATCTTCGCCGCGATACACTTCACGGCACTCACCGGCGGCGTCGGCGGGCGGCTGGCGACCATCGGCGTGCTCTTCTTCCCGAGCCTCGTCTTCGGCGCGGCCTACGAGTTCACCGACAACCTCGTGGTTCCGGCGTTCATCCACGGCGCGTACAACGCGACGCTGTTCACGCTGCTCTATCTCTTCCTCCAAGCCGGCGGCATGCCAGCCGGGGCGGCCTGA